A genomic window from Yarrowia lipolytica chromosome 1D, complete sequence includes:
- a CDS encoding uncharacterized protein (Converted to coding from non-coding YALI0D23991g, pseudogene uniprot|Q8NIP3 Yarrowia lipolytica Reverse transcriptase): MDRCLRGLARLSLIAVLAESPADLRPRAQWSSERTKVDLFERQRRENPIATMSREQVAYLESQIDVPVKVAKDSWRDRFKVMKNKHWLETLPSELDPNHLLWLKTNQFLSKHYRRDDKSAATLHMLRLSRLPFTRWYPKSRSVQYRDIGCSSSQLFKQKNYLHEHLFVNCPASKAICQKIGVPLPSKMADWILLEAKDGPLNYIRELAHALWQFERAMRKTGRVGTDPVVQRDFAHLFTRASAAYRRDMVIVAMRRKRGEE; the protein is encoded by the coding sequence ATGGACCGATGTCTGCGAGGACTTGCAAGGCTGTCTCTTATAGCTGTACTGGCGGAGTCTCCAGCCGACTTGCGCCCTAGGGCGCAGTGGTCAAGTGAGAGGACGAAAGTTGACCTGTTCGAACGCCAGCGTCGTGAAAACCCGATCGCAACCATGTCTCGGGAGCAAGTTGCATATCTCGAGTCGCAAATCGATGTCCCTGTCAAGGTGGCAAAGGATAGCTGGCGAGATCGTTTCAAGGTCATGAAGAACAAGCACTGGTTGGAGACACTGCCATCTGAGCTTGATCCGAACCACCTACTCTGGCTTAAGACAAATCAGTTCCTGAGCAAGCACTACCGACGAGATGATAAGAGCGCTGCTACGCTACACATGTTGCGGCTGAGCCGCCTCCCCTTCACCCGGTGGTACCCCAAATCAAGATCTGTCCAGTACAGAGACATTGGATGTAGTTCTAGTCAACTCTTCAAACAGAAGAACTACCTCCACGAGCACCTTTTTGTCAATTGTCCAGCGTCCAAGGCCATCTGCCAGAAGATTGGTGTCCCCCTTCCATCAAAGATGGCGGACTGGATCTTACTGGAAGCCAAGGACGGCCCGCTGAATTACATTAGAGAGCTCGCCCATGCTTTGTGGCAGTTCGAGCGAGCTATGCGAAAAACTGGCCGAGTGGGTACTGACCCCGTGGTCCAGCGAGACTTCGCTCACTTGTTCACCCGAGCTTCTGCAGCATATCGTCGCGACATGGTGATCGTGGCTATGAGGCGGAAGCGCGGAGAGGAATGA
- a CDS encoding uncharacterized protein (Compare to YALI0D24035g, similar to Saccharomyces cerevisiae TAO3 (YIL129C); ancestral locus Anc_2.232, similar to uniprot|P40468 Saccharomyces cerevisiae YIL129C Cell morphogenesis protein PAG1 (TAO3 protein)), with translation MNEITIPDLSSPAQIAIPTSLDTPPVRVDRPVEEKKEKKDDSKTPSEYALHILFTQFVRYAERKLNLCISTPDSDPNITDILGEGADPAFDKIIVSLGYIARREPKPVIDSVMFWRKSKSEVAVNSAAAAHTAAASASAVTGHSRQNSRASDMGSGGFGSAQLQEHASSAREAALVADKKSLISIYILCRVLIEVVKQTDTDSLGEDLRDKLEEIVFKQLRTTDPAVLATSHVRHANWNLFAQLLGQMSNTNFVSVTDRFLGDLGRAGEPTSKEKETQLELVIQGMCHLQLKIYPMDQLDESADFLQSLGQFFLRSHLPRIKYAYMDVFNKLLLPVVSVGTVELNHPVWVQAISEIYPRVIASIPKTSKQGSGGPAIVAATTLLTVSPQEYFAQNWSALLDVIISRFKEKQSRGHMAVCLARLLWVYVFRCSESLNHTTKRLEGITRQMFPAGSKKGWASLDPSILHPTIQVLRFMGFSNPSYTIDQILYQLMHTQLLEGSASVGLESLSPERLIIGMKAYMYMLHDYEQDQKPTFLTDDALNEVVRSHSYVEGPFHRQKTKLLEEFHDTFSQILGKLFYLCDTYFSTNKDEEVKRSYQLPSAKTPIAVSFHFGANDSTTLNRGAFLDLLCYTIECIPWCPPSNLKFSKLLEMLCRNTLSVAPVSQAASNALKKFVVAGKEGKSVIEVFAKFMFSFEQQNFCSTEFPATATDRFESLLKLYVTLLELWLDTIKSKNDDSVDFNSVWAVVEEVESNGLFFLCSQNRNVRHLALKILRLTVSFDEVLSGVSGSRVISLLDSTSGNDLLSQANPAIELNTPEKTRLSKLTSKNKASLAQLSDSDYGVDTSIWLKVFPCFMQQCFVAYPMPVALFRNIVCLRLVQMHDAVVSFAEQQTAGPHSFSLRHPMRNQAEMLIEQWQIYLIVACCTLTLTDDKTNDQAGVPTSASHNRKRSVPRIPASQQKITSAKSVFRMVIPLMTVDHPLIRDSIIAGLSCINVNIYASLLECLQACVGNWKEERRRLRQMSHHRRTSSEVSNPDTLIIEVTRILRLTAHFIQNDEILKDEWILEFLSSYIKDMKAFLSLPEVQVEWDYQRLRRYFCGFLETVYLGIIKTPNPARWLPFEGRISCFTVIEEWCGHGQHWALSKDREMQMRRVVLGRTRESKDQSMIVASMELERRKLELAALSCMAVLCSGPAVQAVESNGETRAVLAFNITGLMKWIDAILSSPGEQMKRIGTLALRNLLVNNSDQTAITDEAVAHCFQDHEDPVQNHCYFHTLVDVILGDVNYPVKIHQLLVLALFKVGDSDRTTRCLAIKLLTFLERQYFATSVVREFQISVCDTTQAVYKKALFDLSTRYAQDHANKAYYVFSELTRYFHNVSPSSRRDILAAVLPWVQALELKLDSSNILCPSSYMVVVNLLEITARFSQVIPHEVQALWIALGNSSQHAGNVDLILDFVMKESIRRRDPMFVECCRQIVVYLSMTTASGQTKIWDTLFSHLSPRSMIPQYPHEDPPYEIDDGLYVADLLQVFPRPSKESGFSHGQLALIFLVDLITCRSEKLQTAIPLLLQVCFVLLDHYHTLVHVQSREMLVHVIQAFVESSPEEEQLVELLQSDSTLWAYDDMNSDKNGAKTPIKMKELIRQLVELLSTVCPGLQSEWARLSLSWATTCPVRHVACRSFQLFRTLVTDLDQTMLGDMLARLSNTVSDELPDIQGFSMQILMTLHSLTERLDVTQLETSPQLFWATVACLSTVHEAEFNECLAVLQKYLLVVDISRPEVQQRIIAAFPPGWRVASDELSEQGKYAGVGLKRFEAVEDGAVGVERFEGLQRTILVGLKSCNSYQLSLDVLNLLNKVPDSILVGSGTTRLLFGLLSNLPSFLHALDDSEGPISEDIVSAASQLQIMAGDAPEHAGLVRILDSLCKKKFRTKLDFLRQSVQIISNNFFPSEEAHALVFLLGLLGNKTDWIRRETLDLLRLMLPLVNMTRPEFTGIGADLISPLLRLLQTDYAEAALSVLDEAVCISGSQMDKHVLRMSLGNRSMRKEYERYITLFGIPDESGWAIPWPTLSHTLTRHNVNAVFNTCQVTNSSLSSVPSSPAEEFKFHQEDNFYEEDNMSLSRMDSVSVQEEPDGSLSNMWQALDNLDSFFQKTSIQQDGGGGSRSRAGHMHNHSVSATSEMTDTTDHDYVPQLYDKKVSIILNRSLQRTASSTSFKTTLADSFANTQQSYGPTGSATTAGAGSSGLSPAPSPGLSRHAKQSTLGGSSDFGGFQLVDEPSPGHTPHSGHPGSGHVPLHTRNLSYDQGGEVLSQNLSPAVSFKSRKASTSNESSFRLESLLRGASLGKKSTKMKTKESASHKKKPSVAETPKKESSKWGPFSPASSSSPQQRPFRPQREDASSFQFPPPN, from the exons ATG AACGAAATCACAATCCCAGACCTTTCGTCGCCGGCCCAAATAGCCATTCCCACGTCACTGGACACTCCACCGGTACGTGTGGACCGACCtgtggaggaaaagaaggagaagaaagacGACTCGAAAACGCCGAGTGAATATGCCTTGCATATTTTGTTTACACAG TTTGTCCGTTACGCAGAACGCAAACTCAACCTCTGCATCTCCACCCCCGACTCCGACCCCAACATCACCGACATTCTCGGCGAGGGCGCGGACCCCGCATTCGATAAGATCATCGTCTCTCTCGGCTACATTGCACGCCGGGAGCCGAAACCGGTGATCGACAGCGTCATGTTCTGGCGCAAGTCCAAGTCCGAGGTTGCCGTCAACTCGGCCGCCGCCGCTCATACTGCCGCGGCCTCCGCATCTGCCGTGACCGGCCATTCTCGACAAAACTCGCGTGCCAGCGACATGGGCAGCGGCGGATTTGGCAGTgcccagctccaggagcaCGCCAGCAGCGCCAGAGAGGCAGCTCTGGTCGCAGACAAAAAGTCGCTCATCAGTATCTACATTCTCTGCCGAGTTTTAATTGAGGTGGTCAAACAGACAGACACGGACTCGTTGGGTGAGGATCTGCGTGATAAGCTGGAGGAAATTGTCTTCAAACAGCTGCGAACGACGGACCCGGCGGTGCTGGCTACCAGCCACGTGCGCCACGCCAACTGGAACCTGTTTGCGCAGCTTTTGGGCCAGATGAGCAACACCAACTTTGTTTCGGTTACGGACCGTTTCCTCGGCGATCTGGGTCGGGCCGGCGAGCCAACCTCCAAGGAGAAAGAGACCCAGCTGGAGCTCGTGATTCAAGGAATGTGCCATTTGCAACTGAAAATATACCCCATGGACCAGCTGGACGAGTCTGCGGACTTTCTGCAGTCTCTGGGACAGTTTTTCCTGCGCTCTCATCTGCCCAGAATTAAATACGCATACATGGACGTTTTCAACAAGCTCTTGTTGCCGGTGGTGTCTGTGGGTACTGTGGAACTTAACCATCCGGTGTGGGTGCAGGCCATTTCCGAAATCTACCCCAGAGTCATTGCCAGCATTCCAAAAACGTCCAAgcaaggctctggaggcccGGCCATTGTGGCGGCAACGACTCTTTTGACTGTGTCTCCTCAGGAATACTTTGCGCAGAATTGGTCAGCACTACTCGATGTCATCATATCACGGttcaaggagaagcagtCGCGAGGCCATATGGCCGTTTGTCTAGCAAGATTATTGTGGGTCTATGTTTTCCGATGCTCCGAGTCGTTGAACCATACAACCAAACGTCTGGAGGGAATCACACGACAAATGTTCCCTGCGGGGTCCAAAAAGGGATGGGCGTCGCTAGACCCGTCGATACTACACCCCACAATCCAGGTTTTGCGGTTCATGGGCTTCTCCAACCCCTCCTACACCATTGACCAGATTTTGTACCAGCTCATGCATACCCAGTTGCTGGAGGGATCGGCCAGTGTGGGGCTAGAGAGCCTGTCTCCCGAGCGACTTATTATTGGCATGAAGGcgtacatgtacatgttGCATGACTATGAGCAGGACCAGAAGCCGACGTTTTTGACCGACGATGCTCTCAACGAGGTTGTACGGTCGCATTCCTATGTCGAGGGCCCCTTCCACCGCCAGAAgaccaagctgctggaggaatTTCATGACACCTTTTCTCAAATTCTCGGTAAGCTGTTTTATCTGTGCGACACGTATTTCTCCACTAACAAGGACGAAGAAGTCAAGAGAAGCTACCAATTGCCCAGTGCTAAGACGCCGATTGCAGTTTCGTTCCATTTTGGCGCCAACGACAGCACCACTCTCAATCGCGGGGCGTTTCTGGACCTGCTCTGTTACACCATTGAGTGCATTCCGTGGTGTCCCCCGTCCAACCTAAAGTTTTcaaagctgctggaaatgCTTTGCCGAAACACTTTGTCGGTGGCGCCGGTGAGCCAGGCGGCCAGCAACGCCCTTAAAAAATTTGTCGTTGCCGGAAAGGAAGGCAAATCAGTCATTGAGGTGTTTGCCAAGTTTATGTTTTCTTTCGAACAGCAAAATTTCTGCAGCACCGAATTCCCGGCTACCGCCACGGACCGGTTCGAGTCTCTGCTCAAGCTGTACGTGACTCTGTTGGAGCTGTGGCTCGACAccatcaagtccaagaacGACGACTCGGTGGACTTCAACTCGGTCTGGGCcgtggtggaagaggtaGAGAGCAACGGGCTGTTTTTCCTGTGTTCTCAGAACCGCAATGTGCGCCATTTGGCCCTCAAGATTCTGCGGCTGACCGTGTCGTTTGACGAGGTGTTGTCGGGTGTGTCTGGATCACGTGTCATTTCGCTGCTAGACTCCACCTCCGGCAACGACCTTCTCAGCCAAGCCAACCCGGCGATTGAGCTCAACACCCCTGAAAAGACCCGGCTCAGCAAGCTGACCAGCAAAAACAAGGCATCGCTGGCCCAACTGTCCGACTCGGACTACGGAGTCGACACGTCCATCTGGCTCAAGGTCTTCCCCTGCTTCATGCAGCAATGCTTTGTGGCCTATCCCATGCCCGTGGCGCTGTTCAGAAACATTGTCTGCCTGCGCCTAGTGCAGATGCACGACGCCGTGGTCTCGTTTGCCGAGCAGCAGACGGCGGGACCCCATTCCTTCAGTCTGCGACACCCAATGCGAAACCAGGCGGAAATGCTCATTGAGCAGTGGCAGATCTACCTCATCGTGGCCTGCTGCACGTTGACGTTGACcgacgacaagaccaaTGACCAGGCGGGAGTGCCTACTTCTGCTTCTCACAACCGCAAGAGATCAGTGCCCCGGATTCCAGCGTCACAACAAAAGATTACGTCTGCCAAGTCCGTTTTCCGAATGGTAATCCCCCTCATGACCGTGGACCACCCGTTGATTCGTGACTCGATCATCGCCGGGCTCTCCTGTATCAACGTGAACATCTACGCGTCGCTTTTGGAGTGCCTGCAAGCCTGTGTGGGAAACTGGAAGGAAGAGCGACGACGTTTGCGTCAGATGAGCCACCATCGGCGAACCAGTTCCGAGGTGAGTAATCCGGACACGCTGATTATCGAGGTGACTCGAATTCTGAGGCTGACGGCGCATTTCATCCAAAACGAtgagattctcaaggacgagtgGATTCTTGAATTTCTGTCGTCGTACATCAAGGACATGAAGGCGTTTTTGTCGCTACCCGAGGTCCAGGTGGAATGGGACTATCAGCGTCTGAGGCGGTATTTCTGCGGGTTTCTGGAAACCGTCTATCTGGGCATCATCAAGACCCCGAACCCCGCCAGATGGCTGCCGTTTGAGGGCCGCATTTCGTGTTTCACCGTTATTGAAGAGTGGTGTGGACATGGCCAGCACTGGGCCTTGTCCAAGGACCGAGAAATGCAAATGAGGAGGGTGGTTTTGGGCCGGACCCGGGAGAGCAAAGACCAGTCTATGATTGTTGCTTCcatggagctggagcgaCGCAAACTCGAGCTGGCGGCGCTCTCGTGCATGGCTGTGCTTTGTTCGGGACCGGCGGTTCAAGCGGTGGAGAGCAACGGCGAGACCCGAGCGGTTCTGGCCTTCAACATCACCGGGCTGATGAAATGGATCGACGCCATTCTCTCGTCGCCCGGTGAACAGATGAAGAGAATCGGCACATTGGCACTGCGAAACCTGCTTGTGAATAACTCTGACCAGACCGCCATCACCGACGAGGCCGTGGCCCATTGTTTCCAGGACCACGAAGACCCCGTGCAGAACCACTGCTACTTTCACACCCTGGTGGACGTGATTCTCGGCGACGTGAATTACCCGGTCAAGatccaccagctgctggtttTGGCGCTCTTCAAGGTCGGAGACAGCGACCGAACCACCCGCTGTTTGGCCATCAAACTGCTCACCTTTTTGGAGCGCCAGTATTTTGCCACCTCGGTTGTGCGCGAGTTCCAAATCTCCGTGTGCGACACGACTCAGGCGGTCTACAAAAAGGCACTGTTCGACCTGTCCACTCGGTACGCCCAGGACCACGCCAACAAGGCGTACTACGTCTTTTCCGAGCTCACCCGGTACTTTCACAACGtgtcaccttcttctcgaagaGACATTTTGGCGGCGGTTCTGCCGTGGGTCCAGGCTCTGGAACTCAAGCTCGATTCCAGCAACATTCTGTGCCCATCGAGTTATATGGTGGTGGTCAATCTGCTGGAAATCACGGCGCGGTTCTCTCAGGTGATTCCCCACGAGGTCCAGGCTCTGTGGATCGCGCTGGGCAACTCCAGCCAACATGCCGGCAACGTGGATCTCATTCTCGACTTTGTCATGAAGGAGTCCATTCGCCGACGAGACCCCATGTTTGTCGAGTGCTGCAGACAGATTGTGGTGTATTTGAGCATGACCACGGCGTCGGGCCAGACGAAAATTTGGGACACTCTGTTTTCTCACCTTTCTCCCCGCTCTATGATCCCTCAGTACCCCCATGAAGACCCGCCTTACGAGATTGACGATGGTCTGTATGTGGCTGATCTGTTGCAGGTGTTTCCGAGACCGTCCAAGGAGTCTGGGTTCTCCCACGGGCAGTTGGCGCTCATTTTCCTGGTCGATCTGATCACATGCCGGTCGGAAAAGCTCCAGACCGCCATTCCGCTGCTGTTGCAGGTGTGTTTTGTCCTGCTTGACCATTACCACACCCTGGTGCACGTGCAGTCGCGTGAGATGCTGGTACACGTGATCCAGGCGTTTGTGGAGTCGTCCCCCGAAGAGGAGCAGCTTGTGGAGCTGTTGCAGAGCGACTCGACGCTGTGGGCCTACGACGACATGAACAGCGACAAAAATGGAGCCAAGACCCCCATCAAGATGAAGGAGCTGATCCGGCAGCTTGTGGAGCTGTTGTCAACTGTCTGTCCGGGTCTACAGTCCGAATGGGCCCGCCTCTCGCTCAGCTGGGCCACAACATGTCCCGTTCGTCACGTGGCTTGCCGGTCGTTCCAGCTGTTTCGAACTCTGGTCACCGATCTCGACCAGACCATGCTTGGCGATATGTTGGCGCGGCTGTCCAACACGGTGTCCGATGAGCTGCCCGACATCCAGGGCTTCTCCATGCAGATTCTCATGACGCTGCACTCTCTGACCGAGCGTCTGGATGTGACGCAGCTGGAAACGTCGCCCCAGCTTTTTTGGGCCACGGTGGCGTGTCTGAGCACCGTCCATGAGGCGGAGTTCAACGAGTGCTTGGCTGTGTTGCAAAAGTATCTGCTTGTGGTGGACATTTCTCGCCCCGAGGTCCAGCAGAGAATCATCGCCGCGTTCCCTCCGGGCTGGCGAGTGGCTTCAGACGAGCTTTCCGAGCAGGGCAAGTACGCTGGAGTCGGGCTGAAGCGGTTTGAGGCGGTGGAAGATGGCGCCGTGGGTGTGGAGCGGTTTGAGGGGCTTCAAAGGACCATTTTGGTGGGTCTTAAGAGCTGCAACTCGTACCAGCTGTCGCTTGACGTGCTGAATCTCCTCAACAAGGTGCCGGACTCGATTCTGGTGGGATCAGGCACCACCCGGCTGCTGTTTGGACTGTTGAGCAACCTGCCGTCGTTTTTGCACGCTCTCGACGATTCGGAGGGACCCATCTCCGAAGACATTGTCAGTGCCGCGTCGCAGCTGCAGATCATGGCCGGTGACGCTCCCGAACACGCTGGGTTGGTGCGGATTCTCGACTCGCTGTGCAAGAAAAAGTTCCGCACCAAACTCGACTTTCTGCGTCAATCGGTGcagatcatctccaacaactTTTTCCCGTCGGAAGAGGCCCACGCCCTGGTCTTCTTGCTGGGTCTTCTCGGCAACAAGACCGACTGGATCCGACGAGAGACGCTGGACCTGCTTCGGCTCATGTTGCCTTTGGTGAACATGACCAGACCGGAGTTTACCGGCATTGGCGCGGATCTGATCAGTCCCTTGCTGCGACTGCTCCAGACGGACTACGCCGAAGCCGCTCTTTCGGTTCTCGACGAAGCCGTGTGCATTTCAGGGTCGCAAATGGACAAGCACGTGCTGCGCATGTCTCTGGGCAACAGATCCATGCGCAAGGAGTACGAACGGTATATTACTCTGTTTGGAATTCCCGACGAAAGCGGCTGGGCCATTCCCTGGCCGACATTGAGCCACACTCTGACCCGCCACAATGTGAACGCTGTGTTCAACACGTGCCAGGTTACCAACTCGTCCTTATCGTCGGTGCCGTCGTCGCCGGCCGAGGAGTTCAAGTTCCACCAGGAAGACAACTTttacgaggaggacaaCATGTCGCTGAGCCGCATGGACTCCGTGTCGgtgcaggaggagcccgaCGGAAGCCTCAGCAACATGTGGCAGGCGCTGGACAATCTGGACTCATTTTTCCAGAAGACTAGCATCCAGCAGGACGGCGGCGGCGGCTCGCGGTCTCGGGCTGGCCACATGCACAACCATTCTGTGTCGGCCACCTCGGAAATGACCGACACCACCGACCACGACTACGTGCCCCAGCTCTACGACAAGAAGGTGTCCATCATTCTGAACCGGTCGCTGCAGAGAACCGCGTCCAGCACCTCGTTCAAAACCACACTGGCAGACTCCTTTGCCAACACCCAGCAGAGCTACGGGCCCACGGGCTCGGCCACGACTGCCGGTGCCGGCTCGTCGGGCTTGTCTCCAGCGCCCTCTCCGGGCTTGTCTCGACACGCCAAGCAATCGACTTTGGGCGGGTCTTCGGACTTTGGCGGCTTCCAGCTTGTCGACGAGCCGTCTCCCGGCCACACGCCGCACTCTGGCCACCCAGGCtcgggtcacgtgcctCTGCACACCCGCAATCTTTCGTATGATCAGGGCGGCGAGGTGCTGTCGCAGAATCTGTCGCCGGCGGTCTCTTTCAAGTCGCGGAAGGcgtccacctccaacgaGTCGAGTTTCCGGCTCGAGAGTCTTCTTCGGGGCGCCAGTCTGGGCAAAAAGAGCACCAAGATGAAAACCAAGGAGTCTGCGAGccacaagaagaagccgTCGGTGGCGGAAAcgcccaagaaggagagcaGCAAATGGGGTCCGTTTTCGCccgccagcagctccagtcCGCAGCAGCGACCCTTCCGGCCTCAGCGTGAGGACGCCAGTAGTTTTCAGTTTCCTCCTCCGAACTGA
- a CDS encoding uncharacterized protein (Compare to YALI0D24057g, weakly similar to uniprot|P53195 Saccharomyces cerevisiae YGL005c weak similarity to Xenopus kinesin- related protein Eg5), which translates to MTLTRQQVLEQFSNDDLVSHSYLDQSLPKCEEKNIQQLQSSASQLLSQLDYHSQDLTWTLDGLLTKLTQSQNKIRYQIELLTGDLDSLRDRVESMNVDEKTEKQTDPESGTDPESRDKNPDAGAGSSDITEQLQRYDSARRKMETVIIMLRKAKEFDQSHLDTKIDQLIASGDYDQALNLVDEALQLAQVWKGTGGYNSRVRAIMATKKRIEREITKRDSVEVSRDDRADRHERESSVASSTKESSPMPEGFSLFGELSRRMGY; encoded by the coding sequence atgacCCTGACTCGCCAGCAGGTTCTGGAACAGTTCTCAAACGACGACCTCGTGTCTCACAGCTACCTGGACCAGTCGCTGCCGAAATGCGAAGAGAAAAACATCCAACAGCTGCAGTCAAGTGCATCTCAACTCTTGTCACAACTGGACTACCACAGCCAGGACCTCACGTGGACGCTCGATGGACTGCTGACTAAACTTACCCAGAGCCAAAACAAGATCCGATACCAGATTGAACTGCTCACGGGCGATCTGGACTCTCTGAGAGACAGGGTGGAGTCCATGAACGTTGATGAAAAAACGGAGAAGCAAACAGACCCGGAGTCCGGAACAGACCCGGAGTCTCGTGACAAGAATCCTGACGCCGGTGCGGGTTCCTCGGATATCACCGAGCAGCTTCAACGGTACGATTCTGCGCGGCGGAAAATGGAAACTGTGATCATCATGCTCCGAAAGGCAAAGGAATTCGACCAATCGCATCTCGACACGAAAATCGACCAACTCATAGCCTCTGGGGACTATGACCAGGCTCTTAATCTTGTCGACGAGGCCCTCCAGCTCGCCCAGGTGTGGAAGGGCACTGGCGGATACAATAGCCGAGTGCGGGCCATTATGGCAACCAAAAAGCGAATTGAGCGCGAAATCACTAAACGCGATAGTGTGGAGGTGTCTCGTGATGATCGGGCTGACCGTCATGAGCGCGAGTCTTCGGTCGCCAGTTCTACCAAGGAGTCGTCTCCCATGCCCGAGGGTTTTTCGCTTTTTGGAGAGTTATCCAGGCGGATGGGATATTAG